In the Flagellimonas sp. HMM57 genome, one interval contains:
- a CDS encoding AraC family transcriptional regulator: MASFGFVDIILFLGVSQGLFLSISLRLIHNRNVSANRILSLLLLIVSLMLFCRITAFRISEDWIWRFGILIDTTIFLFGPLLYLYVKRLVYRSTPPFKLNWVHYIPALLHLCYYFWTLSIPLSDFNNRYFSGGLNIMFFVVEASGLLSLIFYWIRTFLLIRNYSKEEKKVLSYRQNVFQFLKFFLFTLLIFVLLWSVSFIGANFLGTTFIYLNYVTMWISIPIFIYIVGYFSLRQPEIFRIPVPAKEKSEKQRLKPDEIQKLQKRLHYFISEEKTFVQPDITLKSLAEKMNTSRNNLSWLLNQTYQVSFYDYINRFRIEEFLLKINNGEHLNHTLLALAMDVGFNSKSTFNKAFKNEMGLTPSDYIKKHNVA; this comes from the coding sequence ATGGCATCGTTTGGTTTTGTGGATATCATTTTGTTTCTGGGAGTGAGTCAAGGGTTATTTCTGTCCATTTCCCTTCGATTGATCCACAATAGAAATGTTAGTGCGAACAGAATATTATCCTTATTGTTGTTGATAGTATCATTAATGCTTTTTTGCAGGATAACGGCATTCCGTATTTCTGAAGATTGGATATGGCGATTCGGAATATTGATAGATACCACCATTTTTCTTTTTGGCCCCTTATTGTATCTCTATGTGAAAAGATTGGTCTACAGAAGTACCCCCCCATTCAAATTAAATTGGGTGCATTACATTCCTGCCCTATTACATCTTTGCTATTATTTCTGGACATTGAGTATCCCATTATCCGATTTTAACAATCGTTATTTTTCAGGTGGGTTGAACATCATGTTCTTTGTTGTTGAAGCTTCTGGATTGCTATCACTTATTTTCTATTGGATCAGGACTTTTTTGCTCATCAGAAACTACTCAAAAGAGGAAAAAAAAGTACTATCGTATCGTCAAAACGTATTCCAATTTCTAAAGTTCTTTCTTTTCACCTTATTGATTTTTGTACTCTTATGGTCGGTTAGTTTTATTGGCGCCAACTTTTTGGGAACAACCTTTATCTACCTCAACTACGTAACCATGTGGATATCCATTCCCATTTTCATCTACATTGTGGGTTACTTTAGTCTTCGCCAGCCCGAAATCTTCAGGATTCCTGTACCTGCAAAAGAAAAATCTGAAAAACAACGCTTAAAGCCCGATGAAATCCAAAAACTCCAAAAGCGACTGCACTACTTCATTTCCGAAGAAAAGACATTTGTTCAACCAGATATAACGCTTAAAAGTCTAGCCGAAAAAATGAACACTTCAAGAAACAACCTTTCTTGGTTGCTCAACCAAACCTATCAAGTTTCATTTTACGATTATATCAATCGTTTTAGAATCGAAGAATTTCTTCTCAAAATCAATAATGGGGAACATTTAAACCATACGCTATTGGCACTTGCTATGGATGTGGGTTTCAATTCAAAATCTACATTTAACAAGGCCTTCAAAAATGAAATGGGCCTAACTCCCAGTGATTATATTAAAAAACATAATGTAGCATAA
- a CDS encoding PD40 domain-containing protein, with product MTRSVIYILIPIIGLFFTNQVEAQNATKAKKSKEALESNNPSGHLSTLEGYVPSMSVTKDGKTAYFSQSSEQKPLYGVFSKKEMIHEVYRAEKINGEWSNITKLKVCPKYASAKHPTVSEDGKRLFFASNMRGSYGKYDIYVADIKADGSLGVSKNLGPKVNTKEDELYPNLHNGTLLFFASEGRDGFGGLDLYATQVSYNSLTTSVNLGSHINSSRDDYAIQLNTKKGESYVISNRGQNHTIAQVTISYRRKPMDDTMVAYSDDNLKAVLNTETSNEYTSTSFDE from the coding sequence ATGACACGTTCAGTAATCTACATCTTAATTCCAATTATCGGTTTGTTCTTTACGAACCAAGTTGAAGCACAGAATGCGACAAAAGCTAAGAAAAGTAAAGAAGCTCTTGAGAGCAATAACCCTAGTGGACATTTATCCACACTTGAAGGGTATGTTCCTTCCATGTCGGTAACCAAAGATGGTAAAACGGCATATTTTAGTCAATCTAGCGAACAAAAACCATTGTATGGCGTATTTTCCAAAAAGGAAATGATACATGAGGTTTATCGCGCTGAAAAAATCAACGGCGAATGGAGCAATATTACCAAATTAAAGGTGTGTCCTAAGTACGCTTCTGCAAAACACCCTACCGTCTCAGAAGATGGCAAACGTCTTTTCTTTGCCTCTAACATGAGAGGAAGCTATGGAAAATATGATATCTACGTTGCCGATATTAAAGCTGATGGAAGCCTGGGCGTATCCAAAAACCTTGGCCCCAAAGTGAACACAAAGGAAGATGAGCTGTATCCTAATCTGCATAATGGCACACTGCTGTTCTTTGCATCAGAAGGACGTGATGGATTTGGAGGTCTTGACCTTTATGCCACACAAGTATCTTATAACAGTCTTACCACCTCTGTAAACCTAGGTAGTCACATTAACAGTAGTAGAGATGATTACGCCATACAGCTTAACACCAAAAAGGGAGAAAGCTATGTGATTTCCAATAGAGGACAAAACCATACTATTGCGCAAGTAACAATTTCCTATAGAAGAAAGCCTATGGACGATACCATGGTAGCATATAGTGACGATAATCTTAAAGCAGTATTGAATACCGAAACTTCGAACGAGTATACGAGCACTTCTTTTGATGAATAA
- a CDS encoding FAD-binding domain-containing protein, translated as MVSFPFSYNEILNRIDTIDPVAYGSSRNFVDGAVSHLSPYISRGVISTKLVMSKILEQGHSFYKVEKFIQELAWRDYWQQVWIAKGAEINSDLKNVQSPIANWSIPKDILDATTGIAAIDSSIQQLYETGYMHNHLRMYVASIACNVAQSHWKIPAQWLYYHLLDGDWASNALSWQWVAGANSNKKYYANQENINKYCRTQQKNTFLDVSYETFNTGMEIPETLKGTASVQLKTELPEPVSISVNESLPTLIYNFYNLDPVWKKNIPANRILLLEPSHFEQYPVSKNSIDFVLGLSENIENIQVYVGEFQSLIASHNLKDIYFKEHPLNGHYKGIEEPRDWMFDVKGYYSSFFGFWKKCKKQLKY; from the coding sequence ATGGTGTCCTTTCCCTTTTCCTATAATGAGATTCTCAATAGAATTGACACCATCGACCCTGTTGCTTATGGTTCTTCCAGAAACTTTGTGGATGGTGCGGTAAGTCATTTATCGCCTTACATTTCAAGGGGAGTCATTTCTACAAAACTTGTAATGTCCAAAATACTGGAACAGGGACATAGCTTTTATAAGGTAGAGAAGTTCATTCAGGAATTGGCTTGGCGCGATTACTGGCAACAAGTTTGGATTGCCAAAGGCGCAGAAATCAATTCAGATTTAAAAAATGTACAAAGTCCGATAGCCAACTGGTCGATACCCAAAGACATTTTGGATGCGACCACTGGAATAGCAGCAATAGACAGTTCCATACAACAGCTTTACGAAACGGGCTACATGCACAATCACTTGCGAATGTACGTGGCATCCATTGCATGTAATGTAGCCCAAAGTCACTGGAAAATCCCGGCACAATGGCTTTATTATCATTTACTGGATGGGGATTGGGCCAGCAATGCCCTGAGTTGGCAATGGGTAGCAGGTGCCAACAGCAATAAAAAGTACTACGCCAACCAAGAGAATATCAATAAATACTGCCGAACCCAGCAAAAGAACACATTTTTAGATGTTTCCTACGAAACGTTCAATACTGGTATGGAAATTCCTGAGACACTAAAAGGAACAGCATCAGTTCAACTTAAAACCGAGTTGCCAGAACCAGTATCCATTTCGGTCAATGAAAGCTTACCTACACTCATCTACAATTTTTATAATCTTGACCCCGTATGGAAAAAGAACATACCAGCAAATAGAATACTCCTATTGGAACCTTCCCATTTTGAGCAGTATCCGGTTTCTAAAAACTCGATTGATTTTGTTTTAGGACTCTCAGAAAACATTGAGAATATCCAAGTATATGTAGGTGAATTTCAAAGTCTAATCGCTTCACACAATTTAAAAGACATCTATTTTAAGGAACATCCGCTGAACGGACACTATAAGGGCATTGAAGAACCCAGGGATTGGATGTTCGATGTTAAAGGATATTACTCCTCTTTTTTTGGTTTTTGGAAAAAATGTAAAAAACAACTTAAATACTAA
- a CDS encoding DUF2452 domain-containing protein: protein MSKEKKPDNVVFNTENEKYDAALKPYATNVSAPSIKATDSIAWKNRSINKLNHKVQTKFLELKAAYEKMLLEFEYNKLIFEAKFSFEPVVGEIYHLYQRENGESFLSLIAPEQCNFDALGSFYLNADQIWQKVTTNDDEL, encoded by the coding sequence ATGTCCAAAGAAAAAAAGCCAGACAACGTGGTTTTCAATACTGAAAACGAAAAATACGATGCCGCATTAAAACCATATGCCACCAACGTTAGCGCCCCGAGCATAAAAGCTACTGATAGTATTGCTTGGAAAAACAGGAGCATCAATAAATTGAACCATAAGGTCCAGACCAAGTTTTTAGAATTGAAGGCAGCGTATGAGAAAATGCTGCTGGAATTTGAATACAACAAACTCATTTTTGAAGCAAAGTTCAGTTTTGAGCCTGTAGTTGGTGAAATCTATCATCTCTATCAACGAGAGAATGGCGAATCTTTTTTGTCACTTATTGCACCCGAGCAGTGTAATTTTGATGCGCTAGGCAGTTTCTATTTGAACGCAGACCAAATTTGGCAAAAAGTAACAACCAACGATGACGAACTCTAG
- a CDS encoding flavin reductase family protein encodes MHYTSEDIKQLDKVTRLKIINSVTGIKPANLLGTIDKKGRTNLAVFSSIIHLGSNPALLGFIVRPTGEVPRHTYENIKENGVYTINHIHPKFTENAHYTSAKFDESTSEFERCGFTEEFIADFKAPFVKESTFKMGMNFKDAIPIPLNGTIMVIGEIEHLVYPDDAMVADDIDLEVSNSVGISGLNSYYALKKIGKYPYARVNETPDF; translated from the coding sequence ATGCATTATACTAGTGAAGACATAAAACAATTGGACAAAGTTACCCGATTAAAAATTATTAATTCGGTAACCGGCATAAAACCGGCCAACCTTCTGGGAACGATAGATAAAAAAGGAAGGACAAATCTTGCTGTTTTCAGTTCCATCATACATTTAGGCAGTAATCCCGCATTATTGGGGTTTATTGTTAGACCCACTGGTGAAGTGCCAAGGCATACGTATGAAAATATAAAGGAAAATGGAGTTTATACCATTAATCATATTCATCCTAAATTCACCGAGAATGCCCATTATACTTCTGCCAAGTTTGATGAAAGCACATCAGAGTTTGAGCGCTGCGGATTTACCGAAGAATTTATAGCAGATTTTAAAGCACCATTCGTGAAGGAAAGTACCTTCAAAATGGGGATGAACTTTAAAGATGCCATACCTATTCCTTTGAACGGAACCATTATGGTCATTGGTGAAATCGAGCATCTTGTGTATCCAGATGATGCGATGGTTGCAGACGATATTGACTTAGAAGTTTCCAATAGTGTGGGAATATCTGGATTGAACAGCTATTATGCCTTAAAAAAAATTGGAAAGTACCCGTATGCCAGGGTTAATGAAACTCCTGATTTTTAA
- a CDS encoding SMP-30/gluconolactonase/LRE family protein, which yields MKTCTFLFKSGLVFACLSLFTFTACIDDFDGGGPKSKKVKTLFGADFPANDGLHVNDNGTVFASNFGKFDTVIQKYSGTKVFKIKRNGSISVKASGFEAPMGGVQDSKGNFYFNNENNNDAVSGVLVKIAPDGTSSELGEIAGWPSGLAIDDNDEIYVANFFASTMHKVSPDGTISLFVTDDRLFGCVGIDIDKDGNIITANFFNADILKITPQGEVSVITRIPDTTTNFAIGYMTVLDDYIYATGISENVIYKVSFDGTSEIFAGTGENSTTDGLLDEATFSQPNGIAADKKRKILYISQFGEPGLRMIQL from the coding sequence ATGAAAACTTGTACATTCTTATTTAAATCTGGACTGGTGTTCGCCTGCCTCTCGCTTTTTACATTCACAGCTTGTATTGACGATTTTGATGGTGGCGGTCCAAAGTCAAAAAAGGTAAAGACCTTGTTCGGAGCGGATTTTCCTGCAAATGATGGGCTTCATGTCAACGATAATGGAACTGTGTTCGCTTCCAATTTTGGTAAGTTCGATACCGTAATACAGAAATATAGCGGAACCAAAGTATTCAAAATCAAACGAAATGGTTCCATATCTGTGAAAGCAAGTGGTTTTGAGGCCCCGATGGGCGGAGTTCAGGATAGTAAGGGTAATTTCTATTTTAACAATGAGAACAATAATGACGCTGTTTCTGGAGTGTTGGTTAAAATAGCGCCCGATGGTACTTCTTCTGAATTGGGCGAAATAGCAGGCTGGCCTTCTGGTCTTGCCATAGATGACAATGATGAAATCTATGTGGCCAATTTTTTTGCTAGCACCATGCACAAAGTCTCTCCAGATGGCACGATATCCTTATTCGTGACCGATGATAGATTATTCGGATGCGTGGGAATTGATATAGATAAAGATGGTAACATCATCACTGCAAACTTTTTTAATGCAGACATTTTAAAAATAACCCCACAAGGAGAAGTTTCCGTAATTACAAGGATACCTGATACAACTACCAATTTTGCCATAGGCTACATGACGGTTTTGGATGACTATATTTATGCAACCGGCATAAGTGAAAATGTCATTTATAAAGTTTCTTTTGATGGAACCTCCGAGATTTTTGCTGGAACTGGGGAAAATTCTACAACCGATGGCCTATTGGACGAGGCCACTTTTTCCCAGCCCAACGGCATAGCCGCTGATAAAAAAAGAAAAATATTGTACATATCCCAATTTGGTGAACCTGGATTACGGATGATTCAACTTTAG
- a CDS encoding response regulator, with the protein MKTKSDNPNLTHMKANTLKITIIDDDEKLHPLYRFYFSDESLYELVEIHESVNKFLSHSRRNETDIVVSEVNLNGISGIDGIPYFTKLNKAPKVLMTSQTNDFEVIKEAFKKGADGFLTKPLTKNRFFNAIEELHQHGVALEHDVVKKIIHSFQIKTFERFSKKENQIIGLLTQGYTYKMIADRLFVTPSAVNFHIQNIYVKLNVNSKAEALKKLQELEVRQLNAA; encoded by the coding sequence ATGAAGACAAAATCAGATAACCCAAATCTAACACACATGAAAGCTAACACCTTAAAAATTACGATTATTGACGATGATGAAAAATTGCACCCGCTCTACCGATTTTATTTTAGCGACGAATCACTTTATGAATTAGTGGAAATACATGAATCCGTAAACAAATTTTTATCCCACTCAAGAAGAAATGAAACGGATATTGTCGTTTCTGAAGTTAATCTTAATGGTATATCCGGAATTGATGGAATTCCGTATTTCACTAAACTGAACAAAGCTCCCAAAGTCTTAATGACGAGCCAGACCAATGATTTTGAAGTTATAAAAGAAGCCTTTAAAAAAGGAGCGGACGGTTTTTTGACCAAACCCTTGACCAAAAACCGATTTTTTAATGCGATAGAGGAGCTACACCAACATGGGGTGGCCTTAGAACATGATGTAGTCAAGAAAATCATCCATTCGTTCCAGATCAAGACTTTTGAAAGGTTCTCAAAAAAGGAAAATCAGATTATTGGTCTTCTCACTCAGGGATATACCTACAAGATGATTGCAGATAGGCTTTTTGTAACACCAAGTGCAGTGAACTTCCATATTCAAAATATTTATGTGAAACTCAACGTGAATTCAAAAGCAGAAGCCTTAAAGAAACTTCAAGAGTTGGAGGTGCGTCAATTGAATGCAGCATAA
- the bla gene encoding subclass B1 metallo-beta-lactamase, whose product MRHKLLFILLLLYKSINAQSAKEVYKSEDLKILQLTEKTFIHVSYLETEDYGKVGCNGLIFKNADETAVYDTPVTNVASKELIDWIKNHLNSKIEAVIVTHSHEDCLGGLKVFHEIGIPSYASQLTCEFAKESNEVVPQNSFQGKLSTKIGSESVKSFFLGEGHTKDNIVGYIPTEKVLFGGCLIKTLGAGKGYIKESNLKEWPKTVQKVKSMFTDVKFVIPGHGKYGGTDLLDYTISMFDEK is encoded by the coding sequence ATGAGACATAAACTATTATTTATTTTATTACTTCTATATAAAAGCATCAATGCCCAATCCGCGAAAGAGGTCTATAAATCGGAGGATTTGAAGATACTACAGCTTACCGAAAAAACATTTATCCATGTATCGTATTTAGAAACAGAAGATTATGGTAAAGTAGGCTGTAATGGACTGATTTTCAAAAATGCTGATGAGACCGCTGTTTATGATACACCAGTAACCAATGTTGCGTCCAAAGAGCTAATTGACTGGATAAAAAATCATCTTAACTCAAAAATAGAAGCTGTTATCGTCACACATTCCCATGAAGACTGTTTGGGCGGTTTAAAAGTATTTCATGAAATAGGAATACCATCATATGCCAGCCAATTAACGTGTGAATTTGCAAAAGAGTCGAACGAAGTTGTCCCCCAAAATAGTTTTCAAGGTAAACTCTCGACAAAGATTGGTAGCGAAAGCGTTAAAAGTTTCTTTTTGGGAGAAGGACATACCAAGGATAACATTGTCGGTTATATTCCAACAGAGAAAGTTCTCTTTGGTGGTTGCCTTATAAAAACATTGGGAGCTGGTAAGGGCTACATAAAAGAAAGCAACCTTAAAGAATGGCCAAAAACCGTTCAAAAAGTGAAAAGTATGTTCACAGATGTTAAATTTGTAATTCCAGGTCATGGAAAATATGGAGGTACAGATTTGCTTGACTATACTATTTCGATGTTTGATGAAAAGTAA
- a CDS encoding cryptochrome/photolyase family protein, translating into MKSVHLIFPHQLFESSPLFEISAPIYLIEEYLFFKQYPFHKQKIAFHRASMKSYEAFLKSKNHEVHYIESIQEASNVRKLIPELKSEGVEHINYIDPTDNWLEKRIQAACNKYNITAKQLQSPLFLNSKEELASFFRKDKKKYHQTTFYTDERKKRNILLDADKKPQGGKWTFDKENRKKYPAKKTPPPVQFPDADEFYKESKTYVGEHFSNHLGELTEHPLYPTNFEAAKAWLNQFFEHRFMEFGTYEDAIVAEDSILNHSVLTPMLNVGLLTPSQIVDASLDYAEKNNIPINSTEGFVRQIIGWREFIRGIYEARGTDERTCNFWGFTRKIPASFYDGTTGIYPVDQTIKKLLKTGYSHHIERLMVLGNFMLLCEFDPDEVYQWFMELYIDAYDWVMVPNIYGMSQFSDGGLMATKPYISGSNYLMKMSNYKKGEWQEVWDGLFWLFMDTHRDFFTQNPRLGMLVGTLDRMVSEKKERLFNKAEEYLQSLES; encoded by the coding sequence ATGAAAAGCGTACATCTGATTTTTCCCCACCAATTGTTTGAATCATCTCCCCTGTTCGAGATTTCAGCACCTATATATTTAATCGAAGAGTACCTTTTTTTCAAACAGTATCCCTTCCACAAACAGAAAATAGCGTTTCACAGGGCTTCTATGAAATCTTACGAAGCATTCTTGAAATCGAAAAATCATGAAGTTCATTATATTGAATCCATTCAGGAAGCTTCAAATGTTCGAAAACTTATTCCAGAGCTAAAAAGCGAAGGGGTCGAACACATCAATTATATAGACCCAACAGACAATTGGTTGGAAAAAAGAATTCAGGCTGCCTGCAACAAGTACAATATCACGGCCAAGCAGCTTCAATCTCCATTATTCCTGAATTCCAAAGAAGAGCTTGCCTCATTCTTTCGCAAGGATAAAAAGAAATATCATCAAACGACCTTTTACACGGATGAACGAAAAAAACGTAATATCCTTTTAGACGCTGATAAAAAGCCACAAGGTGGTAAGTGGACTTTTGACAAAGAGAACCGAAAAAAATATCCTGCAAAAAAGACTCCACCTCCTGTTCAATTTCCCGATGCCGATGAATTTTATAAAGAATCCAAGACTTATGTCGGGGAACATTTTTCAAATCATCTGGGGGAATTGACCGAGCATCCATTGTATCCAACGAATTTTGAAGCGGCTAAAGCTTGGCTCAATCAGTTTTTTGAACATCGGTTTATGGAATTTGGTACGTATGAAGATGCTATTGTTGCGGAAGATTCCATTCTCAACCATAGTGTACTAACGCCAATGCTAAATGTTGGGTTGCTAACCCCTTCCCAGATAGTTGATGCAAGTTTGGACTACGCAGAAAAAAACAATATCCCCATCAACTCGACCGAAGGTTTTGTACGTCAAATCATAGGGTGGCGGGAATTTATCAGGGGCATATACGAAGCTCGTGGTACCGATGAGCGGACTTGTAATTTTTGGGGGTTCACCAGAAAAATTCCAGCTTCATTCTATGATGGTACAACAGGAATATACCCTGTAGACCAAACCATAAAAAAACTGCTAAAAACAGGCTACTCCCACCACATAGAACGGTTGATGGTCCTTGGGAATTTTATGTTGCTCTGTGAGTTTGATCCAGACGAAGTATACCAATGGTTCATGGAGTTATATATTGATGCCTATGATTGGGTCATGGTGCCCAACATTTATGGAATGAGCCAGTTTTCTGACGGGGGCTTAATGGCGACAAAACCTTATATAAGTGGTAGCAACTATCTGATGAAGATGAGCAACTACAAGAAAGGCGAATGGCAAGAAGTATGGGACGGTCTGTTCTGGCTCTTTATGGACACGCACAGAGATTTCTTTACGCAAAACCCTAGGTTAGGTATGCTCGTAGGCACTTTGGATAGAATGGTTTCCGAGAAAAAAGAACGCCTTTTCAACAAAGCTGAAGAATATTTACAGTCCCTAGAAAGCTAA
- a CDS encoding Lacal_2735 family protein — MFGLFKKKTEKEKLQEEYAKLLREAHALSTSNRKLSDQKTYEAEEVMKKIDLLKQ; from the coding sequence ATGTTTGGATTATTTAAAAAGAAAACAGAAAAAGAGAAATTACAAGAAGAGTATGCAAAGCTTTTGAGAGAGGCACATGCACTTTCAACATCCAATAGAAAGTTGAGTGACCAAAAAACCTACGAGGCCGAAGAAGTGATGAAAAAAATTGACCTTTTAAAGCAATAG
- a CDS encoding TIGR03643 family protein translates to MTNSRNFTERELDRIIEMAWEDRTPFEAILFQFGLPEKEVIKLMRNNLKESSFKRWRKRVNSGVSQKHLKKRNPDINRFKCSRQKAISGNKISKR, encoded by the coding sequence ATGACGAACTCTAGAAACTTTACCGAAAGGGAATTAGACCGAATCATAGAAATGGCATGGGAAGACCGCACGCCTTTCGAAGCCATATTGTTCCAATTTGGTTTACCAGAAAAAGAGGTCATAAAATTGATGCGCAATAACCTTAAGGAAAGTAGTTTCAAACGTTGGCGAAAAAGGGTGAACAGCGGGGTGAGCCAAAAACATCTAAAAAAACGCAATCCTGATATAAACCGTTTTAAATGTTCTCGACAAAAAGCGATTTCTGGCAATAAAATCAGTAAACGCTGA
- a CDS encoding DUF2256 domain-containing protein, with protein sequence MHKKQYLPEKICTVCKRPFSWRKKWEKNWEAVKYCSERCRRNK encoded by the coding sequence ATGCATAAAAAGCAATACCTCCCAGAAAAAATCTGTACGGTTTGTAAACGTCCTTTTTCATGGCGTAAGAAATGGGAAAAAAACTGGGAAGCGGTAAAATATTGTAGCGAGCGTTGCAGAAGAAACAAGTAA
- the rluF gene encoding 23S rRNA pseudouridine(2604) synthase RluF → MKETRINKYLSEVGYCSRRAADKLIDQGRITINGKIPEMGTKIKPTDEVRVDGELISEPKEKPVYLAFNKPIGIVCTTDTRVEKDNIIDFINYPKRIFPIGRLDKPSEGLIFMTNDGDIVNKILRARNHHEKEYVVTVNKPITNDFLKRMRNGVPILGTVTRKCEVEQLGPLQFKIILTQGLNRQIRRMCEYLDYRVKKLKRVRIMNVHLDMPIGKWRHLTSNELKEINKLVATSSKTHDQ, encoded by the coding sequence ATGAAAGAAACCCGAATCAATAAATACCTAAGCGAAGTTGGCTACTGCTCTAGACGTGCCGCGGATAAATTGATAGACCAAGGAAGGATTACCATTAATGGCAAAATACCCGAAATGGGCACCAAGATAAAGCCTACGGATGAGGTACGTGTTGATGGAGAACTAATTTCCGAACCTAAAGAGAAACCTGTTTATTTAGCGTTCAACAAACCCATAGGAATTGTTTGTACAACGGATACTAGGGTTGAGAAAGACAATATTATCGACTTTATTAATTATCCAAAACGGATTTTCCCCATAGGAAGGCTTGATAAACCTAGCGAGGGACTTATTTTCATGACCAATGATGGAGATATCGTCAATAAAATCCTTAGGGCCAGAAATCATCATGAAAAGGAATATGTGGTTACAGTAAACAAACCAATTACCAATGATTTTTTAAAGAGAATGCGAAATGGCGTACCCATTTTAGGTACGGTAACCCGAAAATGTGAAGTGGAACAACTGGGTCCACTTCAATTCAAAATTATATTGACCCAAGGTTTGAATAGACAGATTCGTAGGATGTGTGAATACTTGGATTACAGGGTAAAGAAGTTAAAGCGAGTGCGCATCATGAACGTCCATTTGGACATGCCCATTGGCAAATGGCGACACTTGACCAGTAATGAACTCAAAGAAATAAATAAACTGGTCGCAACCTCTTCAAAAACCCATGACCAATAA